The Agrococcus carbonis genome has a window encoding:
- a CDS encoding 3-hydroxyisobutyryl-CoA hydrolase, translating to MTHIRTETRGALAHIELDRPEALNALTHGMVQGLTDALRAAAADDAVERVLITGAGERALCAGGDVVTLRDDVERTRGQGAARFWRDEYALNALIARFPKPVVAIQHGIVLGGGVGISGHASHRIVTDSTRIGFPEVTIGFVPDVGATWLLTRRRGELGTRAALTGDHFGAADAIALGLADRCVPEDRLPELVSLLETEHPDAVIERLAAEPGVSALERDRPFLDRMFAGSDAAAIVERLRGAGEAGAALADRIAQRSPFAVAVTLEALRRARGLGSLEEALVQEYRVSRHTSLAADFAEGVRAQLVDKDRAPKWTPSTLEKVTPAMVEGCFAPVPEGDLVLPAAMKEPA from the coding sequence ATGACCCACATCCGCACCGAGACCCGCGGCGCGCTCGCGCACATCGAGCTCGACCGCCCCGAGGCGCTCAACGCGCTCACGCACGGCATGGTGCAGGGGCTCACGGATGCGCTGCGCGCGGCGGCCGCGGACGACGCGGTCGAGCGCGTGCTCATCACGGGCGCGGGGGAGCGGGCCCTCTGCGCGGGCGGCGACGTCGTGACGCTGCGCGACGACGTCGAGCGCACGCGCGGCCAGGGCGCCGCTCGCTTCTGGCGCGACGAGTACGCCCTCAACGCGCTCATCGCGCGCTTCCCGAAGCCGGTCGTCGCGATCCAGCACGGCATCGTGCTCGGCGGCGGCGTCGGCATCTCGGGCCATGCGAGCCACCGCATCGTCACCGACTCGACGCGCATCGGGTTCCCCGAGGTGACGATCGGCTTCGTGCCCGACGTCGGCGCGACCTGGCTGCTCACCCGCCGCCGCGGCGAGCTCGGCACGCGCGCGGCGCTCACCGGCGACCACTTCGGCGCCGCCGACGCGATCGCGCTCGGCCTCGCCGACCGGTGCGTGCCCGAGGACCGCCTGCCTGAGCTCGTCTCGCTACTCGAGACCGAGCATCCGGATGCCGTCATCGAGCGGCTCGCGGCCGAGCCCGGCGTGAGCGCGCTCGAGCGGGATCGGCCCTTCCTCGACCGGATGTTCGCGGGCTCGGACGCCGCGGCGATCGTCGAGCGCCTGCGCGGCGCGGGCGAGGCGGGCGCGGCGCTCGCGGACCGCATCGCCCAGCGCTCGCCCTTCGCGGTCGCGGTGACGCTCGAGGCGCTGCGGCGTGCGCGCGGCCTCGGCTCGCTCGAGGAGGCGCTCGTGCAGGAGTACCGCGTCTCGCGCCACACCTCGCTCGCCGCCGACTTCGCGGAGGGGGTGCGCGCGCAGCTCGTCGACAAGGATCGCGCGCCGAAGTGGACGCCGTCGACGCTCGAGAAGGTGACGCCTGCCATGGTGGAGGGGTGCTTCGCACCGGTGCCCGAGGGCGACCTGGTGCTTCCCGCTGCGATGAAGGAGCCCGCATGA
- a CDS encoding enoyl-CoA hydratase-related protein, whose protein sequence is MPETETIRVERRGRVAWITLDRPEALNALNAQLMREVVATAKELDADDGVGAIVVTGSEKAFAAGADIKEMADKSAAEMREADHFGPWLEFARVRKPVIAVVSGYALGGGFELALMCDVILASDTAQFGFPEIGLGVIPGIGGTQRIVRAIGYPKAAELVLTGRRIDAAEADSLGIVSRVVPAAELQAEAERLATEIAGRSLPALVAAKAALDAALETGLEAGLALEAEQFTALFDTEDQKEGMAAFREKRQPEFRHR, encoded by the coding sequence GTGCCCGAGACCGAGACGATCCGCGTCGAGCGGCGCGGCCGCGTCGCCTGGATCACGCTCGACCGTCCCGAGGCGCTCAACGCGCTCAACGCGCAGCTGATGCGCGAGGTCGTCGCGACGGCGAAGGAGCTCGATGCCGACGACGGCGTGGGCGCGATCGTCGTGACGGGTTCGGAGAAGGCCTTCGCGGCCGGCGCCGACATCAAGGAGATGGCCGACAAGTCGGCCGCCGAGATGCGCGAGGCCGACCACTTCGGCCCGTGGCTCGAGTTCGCGCGCGTGCGCAAGCCCGTCATCGCGGTCGTCTCGGGCTACGCGCTCGGCGGCGGCTTCGAGCTCGCGCTCATGTGCGACGTGATCCTCGCGAGCGACACCGCGCAGTTCGGCTTCCCCGAGATCGGGCTGGGCGTCATCCCCGGCATCGGCGGCACGCAGCGCATCGTGCGCGCGATCGGCTACCCGAAGGCGGCCGAGCTCGTGCTCACCGGCCGGCGCATTGACGCCGCGGAGGCCGATTCGCTCGGCATCGTCTCGCGCGTCGTGCCCGCGGCCGAGCTGCAGGCCGAGGCCGAGCGCCTCGCGACCGAGATCGCCGGGCGCTCGCTGCCCGCGCTCGTGGCGGCGAAGGCGGCGCTGGATGCGGCCCTCGAGACGGGCCTGGAGGCGGGCCTCGCGCTCGAGGCCGAGCAGTTCACCGCGCTGTTCGACACCGAGGACCAGAAAGAGGGGATGGCGGCGTTCCGTGAGAAGCGACAGCCCGAGTTCCGCCACCGCTAG
- a CDS encoding MarR family winged helix-turn-helix transcriptional regulator, with translation MSARTSGERPMPIDPIAEARRQWLEHGWADAAPGMTLVTSVNRAQQLLEARVEAVLRPFALSFARFEVLRLLAFTREGRMPMQSAVRRLQVHPTSVTSTVDRLVRAGLVEREPHPTDGRATVLAITDAGRALVERATAALNDEAFTATGLEEEELAELVRIIALLRKRSGDFEDPRPVPEPL, from the coding sequence ATGAGCGCCAGGACCTCGGGGGAGCGCCCGATGCCCATCGACCCGATCGCCGAGGCGCGGCGCCAGTGGCTCGAGCACGGCTGGGCGGATGCGGCGCCGGGCATGACGCTCGTCACGTCGGTCAACCGCGCGCAGCAGCTGCTCGAGGCGCGCGTCGAGGCGGTGCTGCGGCCCTTCGCGCTGTCGTTCGCGCGGTTCGAGGTGCTGCGGCTGCTCGCGTTCACGCGCGAGGGGCGGATGCCGATGCAATCGGCCGTGCGGCGCCTGCAGGTGCACCCGACGAGCGTGACGAGCACGGTCGACCGGCTCGTGCGCGCGGGGCTCGTCGAGCGCGAGCCGCACCCGACCGACGGCCGCGCGACGGTGCTCGCGATCACGGATGCGGGGCGTGCGCTCGTCGAGCGGGCCACGGCCGCGCTCAACGACGAGGCCTTCACGGCGACGGGGCTCGAGGAGGAGGAGCTCGCCGAGCTCGTGCGCATCATCGCGCTGCTGCGGAAGCGCTCGGGGGACTTCGAGGATCCGCGGCCGGTGCCGGAGCCGTTGTAG
- a CDS encoding electron transfer flavoprotein subunit beta/FixA family protein, translating into MKIVVLVKPVPDTYGERALSLETGLADRAASETVLDEITERALEAAIKHAESTEGVEVVALTMAPGDAQASLRKALAMGAASAVHVADERLAGADYVRTAEVLAAALRRMGFDLIVTGNGSTDGTGGVIPAMLAELLELPLATRLETMEITADAVRGTRATDGGAMTVAAPLPAIVSVTETFPDPRFPALRGIMGAKKKPLEVLTLDDLEVDADETAAPRSIMTAVAQRPPRAAGEIITDEGDAAERIVAFLADRRLV; encoded by the coding sequence ATGAAGATCGTCGTGCTCGTCAAGCCCGTGCCCGACACCTACGGCGAGCGGGCGCTGAGCCTCGAGACCGGCCTCGCCGACCGCGCCGCGAGCGAGACCGTGCTCGACGAGATCACCGAGCGCGCGCTCGAGGCGGCGATCAAGCACGCCGAGAGCACCGAGGGCGTCGAGGTCGTCGCGCTCACGATGGCGCCCGGCGACGCGCAGGCGTCGCTGCGGAAGGCGCTCGCGATGGGTGCGGCGTCGGCCGTGCACGTCGCCGACGAGCGGCTCGCGGGCGCCGACTACGTGCGTACCGCCGAGGTGCTCGCCGCAGCGCTGCGCCGCATGGGCTTCGACCTCATCGTCACCGGCAACGGCTCGACCGACGGCACGGGCGGCGTCATCCCGGCGATGCTCGCCGAGCTGCTCGAGCTGCCGCTCGCGACCCGGCTCGAGACGATGGAGATCACGGCGGATGCGGTGCGCGGCACGCGCGCGACCGACGGCGGCGCGATGACGGTCGCCGCCCCGCTGCCGGCGATCGTCTCGGTCACCGAGACCTTCCCCGACCCGCGCTTCCCGGCGCTGCGCGGCATCATGGGCGCGAAGAAGAAGCCGCTCGAGGTGCTGACGCTCGACGACCTCGAGGTCGACGCCGACGAGACCGCCGCACCCCGCTCGATCATGACGGCGGTCGCGCAGCGGCCCCCGCGCGCGGCGGGCGAGATCATCACCGACGAGGGCGACGCGGCCGAGCGCATCGTCGCGTTCCTCGCCGACCGCAGGCTGGTGTGA
- a CDS encoding electron transfer flavoprotein subunit alpha/FixB family protein, producing MSETQTPVLALLLAAPAVADGADPALADGAAEALGAAAQIGTPVALVAGPADALPTLAERAAELGATQVLTAALDTAQLGVPAADALVAAVAQVQPAAVLVPNTIEGADAAGRAAVRLRAPLAADAVGVERDDEGIVARHSVYGGAYDVTSAATYGPLFVTLRLGAVDARAEAAPLAATELEVPASGRPAAAVEAVEAVQQVSARPDLRSAKKIVSGGRGLGSKEQFALVEQLADALGAAVGASRAAVDAGYVEPTLQVGQTGTSVSPELYLALGISGAIQHRAGMQTAKTIVAIDKDANAPIFEIADLGVVGDLFTIVPQVIAALEARKA from the coding sequence GTGAGCGAGACCCAGACCCCCGTCCTCGCGCTGCTGCTCGCGGCGCCCGCCGTCGCCGACGGCGCAGACCCGGCCCTCGCCGACGGCGCGGCCGAGGCGCTCGGCGCCGCTGCGCAGATCGGCACGCCCGTCGCGCTCGTCGCCGGGCCCGCCGACGCGCTGCCGACGCTCGCCGAGCGCGCAGCGGAGCTCGGCGCGACGCAGGTGCTCACCGCCGCGCTCGACACCGCGCAGCTCGGCGTGCCCGCCGCCGACGCGCTCGTGGCCGCGGTGGCCCAGGTGCAGCCGGCCGCCGTGCTCGTGCCGAACACGATCGAGGGCGCGGATGCGGCCGGTCGCGCGGCCGTGCGGCTGCGCGCGCCGCTCGCCGCCGACGCCGTCGGGGTCGAGCGCGACGACGAGGGCATCGTCGCGCGGCACTCCGTCTACGGCGGCGCGTACGACGTGACGTCGGCCGCGACCTACGGGCCGCTGTTCGTGACGCTGCGCCTCGGCGCGGTCGACGCGCGCGCCGAAGCGGCACCGCTCGCCGCCACCGAGCTCGAGGTGCCCGCATCCGGCCGGCCGGCTGCGGCCGTCGAAGCCGTCGAGGCCGTGCAGCAGGTCTCGGCGAGGCCCGACCTGCGCTCGGCGAAGAAGATCGTCTCGGGCGGCCGCGGGCTCGGCTCGAAGGAGCAGTTCGCGCTCGTCGAGCAGCTCGCCGACGCGCTCGGTGCCGCGGTCGGCGCCTCGCGCGCGGCCGTCGACGCCGGCTACGTCGAGCCGACGCTGCAGGTGGGGCAGACGGGCACGTCGGTCTCGCCGGAGCTCTACCTCGCGCTCGGCATCTCGGGCGCCATCCAGCACCGCGCCGGCATGCAGACGGCGAAGACGATCGTCGCGATCGACAAGGATGCGAACGCCCCGATCTTCGAGATCGCCGACCTCGGCGTCGTGGGCGACCTGTTCACGATCGTGCCGCAGGTGATCGCGGCGCTCGAGGCGCGGAAGGCGTAG
- a CDS encoding cytochrome b/b6 domain-containing protein — protein MLALAAVGLATIVVAAVRWLIGLEPVAAFIAQYPGTYPLPEGAPVGLPVWLNWSHFFNLLLIALIIRSGLQVRRERKPAAYVTSKRTGHKASITVWLHTSLDVLWVVNGLVFVILLFATGQWMRIVPTSWEVFPHAISAGLQYASLDWPLEDGWVNYNALQQLAYFVTVFVAAPLAIVTGVRMSGWWPRGNERLDRAYPIEWARAVHFPTMLYFVAFIVVHVLLVFTTGALRNLNHMFAAKADDDWVGFAFFAGAMLVVGAAMAAARPAILSPIASLFGKVTAR, from the coding sequence GTGCTCGCGCTCGCCGCCGTGGGCCTCGCGACCATCGTCGTCGCGGCCGTGCGCTGGCTCATCGGGCTCGAGCCGGTCGCCGCGTTCATCGCGCAGTATCCCGGCACCTACCCGCTGCCCGAGGGCGCGCCCGTCGGCCTGCCGGTGTGGCTCAACTGGTCGCACTTCTTCAACCTGCTGCTCATCGCCCTCATCATCCGCTCGGGCCTCCAGGTGCGGCGCGAGCGCAAGCCCGCCGCCTACGTGACGTCGAAGCGCACCGGCCACAAGGCATCCATCACCGTCTGGCTCCACACGAGCCTCGACGTGCTGTGGGTCGTCAACGGCCTCGTGTTCGTCATCCTGCTCTTCGCGACCGGCCAGTGGATGCGCATCGTGCCGACGAGCTGGGAGGTCTTCCCGCACGCGATCTCGGCCGGCCTGCAGTACGCGTCGCTCGACTGGCCGCTCGAGGACGGCTGGGTCAACTACAACGCCCTGCAGCAGCTCGCCTACTTCGTGACGGTCTTCGTCGCCGCGCCGCTCGCGATCGTCACGGGCGTGCGCATGAGCGGCTGGTGGCCCCGCGGCAACGAGCGCCTCGATCGCGCCTACCCGATCGAGTGGGCGCGCGCCGTGCACTTCCCGACGATGCTCTACTTCGTCGCCTTCATCGTCGTGCACGTGCTGCTCGTGTTCACGACGGGGGCGCTGCGCAACCTCAACCACATGTTCGCCGCGAAGGCGGACGACGACTGGGTCGGCTTCGCCTTCTTCGCCGGCGCCATGCTCGTCGTCGGGGCGGCGATGGCGGCGGCCCGGCCGGCGATCCTCAGCCCCATCGCGAGCCTCTTCGGCAAGGTCACGGCGCGCTGA
- a CDS encoding sulfite exporter TauE/SafE family protein, with protein MEGVTDETETERRRPIFALVGIGLLSGFLSGMFGIGGGIVIVPLLVLLAKFPRRLAAGTSLGAIVPAALVGVASYAALGNVDWLVALILVVGSVAGAQVGAHLLHKLPVQAIRWAFIVFLAAVAVSLFLIVPSRDAELELDVLPIIGLVVLGFVTGVLSGILGVGGGIVIVPMLILLFGLGDVAAKGTSLAMMIPTAISGTIGNLRRKNVDLVAALIVGLAACVTTALGAAAAVALDPQTASIIFGAFLVVLIVRLVVEAIKLGHKE; from the coding sequence ATGGAGGGCGTGACCGACGAGACCGAGACCGAGCGCCGCCGACCGATCTTCGCCCTCGTCGGGATCGGACTGCTCTCGGGCTTCCTCTCGGGCATGTTCGGCATCGGCGGCGGCATCGTGATCGTGCCGCTGCTCGTGCTGCTCGCGAAGTTCCCGCGCCGCCTCGCCGCCGGCACCTCGCTCGGCGCGATCGTGCCGGCCGCGCTCGTGGGCGTCGCGAGCTACGCCGCGCTCGGCAACGTCGACTGGCTCGTCGCGCTCATCCTCGTCGTGGGCTCGGTCGCCGGCGCGCAGGTCGGCGCGCACCTGCTGCACAAGCTGCCGGTGCAGGCGATCCGCTGGGCGTTCATCGTCTTCCTCGCCGCCGTCGCCGTGAGCCTGTTCCTCATCGTGCCCTCGCGCGACGCCGAGCTCGAGCTCGACGTGCTGCCCATCATCGGCCTCGTGGTGCTCGGCTTCGTCACCGGCGTGCTCTCGGGCATCCTCGGCGTCGGAGGCGGCATCGTGATCGTGCCGATGCTCATCCTGCTCTTCGGCCTCGGCGACGTCGCGGCCAAGGGCACGTCGCTCGCGATGATGATCCCCACCGCGATCTCGGGCACGATCGGCAACCTGCGCCGCAAGAACGTCGACCTCGTCGCCGCCCTCATCGTCGGCCTCGCCGCGTGCGTCACGACGGCCCTCGGCGCGGCCGCGGCCGTCGCGCTCGACCCGCAGACCGCATCCATCATCTTCGGCGCGTTCCTCGTGGTGCTCATCGTGCGGCTCGTCGTCGAGGCGATCAAGCTCGGGCACAAGGAGTAG
- a CDS encoding DUF427 domain-containing protein produces the protein MRTVESVWDYPRPPRVEASDEHVRIVLGGEVIVETREALRVLETSHPPTYYLPREAFREGALAPGGGASACEWKGAASYFDVTGGGTTEPRAAWHYPSPLPGFESLAGHVAVYAGRMDLVEVDGERVEPQPGRFYGGWITSRVRGPFKGAPGTMGW, from the coding sequence ATGCGCACGGTCGAGTCGGTGTGGGACTACCCGCGGCCGCCACGGGTGGAGGCGAGCGACGAGCACGTGCGCATCGTGCTCGGCGGCGAGGTGATCGTCGAGACGCGCGAGGCGCTGCGCGTGCTCGAGACGAGCCATCCGCCCACCTACTACCTGCCGCGCGAGGCGTTCCGCGAGGGCGCGCTGGCACCGGGCGGCGGCGCGAGCGCGTGCGAGTGGAAGGGCGCGGCGAGCTACTTCGACGTCACGGGCGGCGGCACGACCGAGCCGCGCGCCGCGTGGCACTACCCGAGCCCGCTGCCGGGCTTCGAGTCGCTCGCCGGGCACGTCGCCGTCTACGCCGGCCGCATGGACCTCGTCGAGGTCGACGGCGAGCGGGTCGAGCCGCAGCCCGGCCGCTTCTACGGCGGCTGGATCACCTCGCGCGTGCGCGGCCCGTTCAAGGGCGCGCCGGGCACCATGGGCTGGTGA
- a CDS encoding peptidoglycan recognition protein family protein produces the protein MPDAPHGPDLGAGAHGAHDHHRHGHSAGGHGPGGHGPDALGGHGPDPLEPGAASAAERASEGRLSRRMLFGGMLGVAGAFALAGGGAASPALAAVSRPSIISCASWGAAAARSAISMSSTPQRIVVHHTASSNGTGTTLAAAHSIARNIQQWHFARGWPDTGQHFTVARGGYILEGRHRTLEGLATGRSFPIGAHVAGYNSTSLGIETEGTFTSVQPTSAQWSSLVSLCAYLCQTYGIAPSSIVGHRNLGSTLCPGDLLYARLGELRNAVAARLGGGGGGVDTSRPWPNLRRGATGFRVTAAQRLLRHSGRSITIDGSFGPATESVVIAFQRAKGIVADGVIGPQTWESPLAVTLQQGASGAAVQALQGALSARGHSLVVDGSFGPATLSAVRAYQSSRGLAVDGSVGPVTWAHLLR, from the coding sequence ATGCCCGACGCACCCCACGGCCCCGACCTCGGCGCCGGCGCGCACGGCGCCCACGATCACCACCGGCACGGCCACAGTGCCGGGGGCCACGGTCCCGGCGGCCACGGTCCCGATGCGCTCGGCGGCCACGGTCCCGACCCGCTCGAACCCGGCGCCGCATCCGCCGCCGAGCGCGCGAGCGAGGGGCGCCTCTCGCGCCGCATGCTCTTCGGCGGGATGCTCGGGGTCGCCGGCGCGTTCGCGCTCGCGGGCGGGGGTGCGGCGTCGCCGGCGCTCGCGGCGGTGTCGCGGCCGTCGATCATCTCGTGCGCGAGCTGGGGCGCGGCAGCCGCGCGGAGCGCGATCTCGATGAGCTCGACGCCGCAGCGCATCGTCGTGCACCACACGGCCTCGTCGAACGGCACGGGCACGACGCTCGCGGCGGCGCACTCGATCGCGCGCAACATCCAGCAGTGGCACTTCGCGCGCGGCTGGCCCGACACCGGGCAGCACTTCACCGTCGCGCGCGGCGGCTACATCCTCGAGGGTCGCCACCGGACGCTCGAGGGGCTCGCGACCGGGCGCAGCTTCCCGATCGGCGCGCACGTCGCGGGCTACAACTCCACCTCGCTCGGCATCGAGACCGAGGGCACCTTCACGTCGGTGCAGCCCACGAGCGCGCAGTGGTCGTCGCTCGTGTCGCTGTGCGCCTACCTCTGCCAGACCTACGGCATCGCGCCGAGCTCGATCGTCGGCCACCGCAACCTCGGCTCGACGCTCTGCCCCGGCGACCTGCTCTACGCGCGCCTCGGCGAGCTGCGGAACGCGGTCGCCGCGCGGCTCGGCGGCGGGGGCGGCGGCGTCGACACCAGCCGGCCGTGGCCGAACCTGCGCCGCGGGGCGACGGGCTTCCGCGTGACGGCCGCCCAGCGGCTCCTCCGGCACTCGGGGCGCTCGATCACGATCGACGGCTCGTTCGGGCCGGCGACCGAGTCGGTCGTCATCGCCTTCCAGCGCGCGAAGGGCATCGTCGCCGACGGCGTCATCGGGCCGCAGACCTGGGAGTCGCCGCTCGCCGTCACGCTGCAGCAGGGCGCGAGCGGCGCCGCGGTGCAGGCCCTGCAAGGCGCGCTCTCGGCGCGCGGCCACTCGCTCGTCGTCGACGGCTCGTTCGGTCCCGCGACGCTCTCGGCCGTCCGGGCCTACCAGTCGTCGCGCGGGCTCGCGGTCGACGGATCGGTCGGCCCCGTCACCTGGGCGCACCTGCTGCGCTGA
- a CDS encoding MFS transporter — protein sequence MMFRSLKRFNYRTWFTGALISNVGAWMQSTALSWTVLTVLTANDATAVGLNMALQFAPQLLLVPVSGLIADKYDRRKVLLVTQSTMGVLALVLGIVVTTGVVELWHVQLFALAFGIVQAFDMPARQAFVSELVGQDDIANAVALNSASFHGARLLGPAVAGVLIALVQPGPVFLINAVTFIAMLVALMRIRTAELVPSPRGAKGLGDIVQGFRYVKKRHDLLVIFVMAFILGTFGLNFPIYISTMTATEFRADADTFGVLSSAMAIGSVTGALLSARSARPRWTVVIGGIGAFAIACTFAAWVPSIWLFGAALAVAGFTAQLFMTNANSMVQLTSAPEVRGRVMALYGAVFMGGTPIGAPIVGWVADAFGPRWGIMVAAFTCLAAFAIGAVYFARVRRDDRMSRTGTLTLPPPTESIDVVK from the coding sequence ATGATGTTCCGCAGCCTCAAGCGCTTCAACTACCGCACCTGGTTCACCGGTGCCCTCATCTCCAACGTCGGCGCGTGGATGCAGTCGACCGCGCTGTCGTGGACGGTGCTCACCGTCCTGACGGCGAACGACGCGACCGCCGTCGGCCTCAACATGGCGCTGCAGTTCGCGCCCCAGCTGCTGCTCGTGCCGGTGTCCGGCCTCATCGCCGACAAGTACGACCGCCGCAAGGTGCTGCTCGTGACGCAGTCGACGATGGGCGTGCTCGCGCTCGTGCTGGGCATCGTCGTCACGACCGGCGTCGTCGAGCTGTGGCACGTGCAGCTGTTCGCCCTCGCGTTCGGCATCGTGCAGGCCTTCGACATGCCCGCGCGGCAGGCGTTCGTCTCCGAGCTCGTCGGGCAGGACGACATCGCGAACGCGGTCGCGCTCAACTCCGCGTCGTTCCACGGCGCGCGCCTGCTGGGCCCCGCCGTCGCGGGCGTGCTCATCGCGCTCGTGCAGCCCGGGCCCGTCTTCCTCATCAACGCCGTGACGTTCATCGCCATGCTCGTCGCGCTCATGCGCATCCGCACCGCAGAGCTCGTGCCGAGCCCGCGCGGCGCCAAGGGCCTCGGCGACATCGTGCAGGGCTTCCGCTACGTGAAGAAGCGCCACGACCTGCTCGTGATCTTCGTCATGGCGTTCATCCTCGGCACGTTCGGGCTCAACTTCCCCATCTACATCTCGACGATGACGGCGACCGAGTTCCGCGCCGACGCCGACACGTTCGGCGTGCTCTCGAGCGCGATGGCGATCGGCTCGGTCACGGGCGCGCTGCTCTCGGCCCGCTCGGCGCGCCCGCGCTGGACGGTCGTGATCGGCGGCATCGGCGCGTTCGCGATCGCGTGCACCTTCGCGGCGTGGGTGCCGAGCATCTGGCTCTTCGGCGCGGCGCTCGCGGTCGCGGGGTTCACCGCGCAGCTGTTCATGACGAACGCCAACTCGATGGTCCAGCTCACCTCGGCGCCCGAGGTGCGCGGCCGCGTCATGGCGCTCTACGGCGCCGTCTTCATGGGCGGCACGCCGATCGGCGCGCCGATCGTCGGCTGGGTCGCGGATGCCTTCGGCCCGCGCTGGGGCATCATGGTCGCCGCGTTCACGTGCCTCGCGGCCTTCGCGATCGGCGCCGTCTACTTCGCGCGGGTGCGCCGCGACGACCGCATGAGCCGCACGGGCACGCTCACGCTCCCGCCGCCCACGGAGTCGATCGACGTCGTCAAGTGA
- a CDS encoding MarR family winged helix-turn-helix transcriptional regulator, whose product MPTITIAASLRVALVRLGRRMRREHGDEALAIHHLSALGAIQQLDEPTLARIAACEGVKPPSMVKTLQHLESLGYIERHPHPTDGRMQVLRISDKGEEMIAELRERRNRALAAAIDELTPEERDVLERAIPILGRLAER is encoded by the coding sequence ATGCCGACCATCACGATCGCCGCCTCCCTCCGGGTCGCGCTCGTGCGCCTGGGCCGCAGGATGCGCCGCGAGCACGGCGACGAGGCCCTCGCGATCCACCACCTCTCGGCGCTCGGCGCGATCCAGCAGCTCGACGAGCCGACCCTCGCCCGCATCGCCGCGTGCGAGGGCGTCAAGCCGCCGAGCATGGTGAAGACGCTCCAGCACCTCGAGTCGCTCGGCTACATCGAGCGCCACCCGCACCCCACCGACGGGCGCATGCAGGTGCTGCGCATCAGCGACAAGGGCGAGGAGATGATCGCCGAGCTCCGCGAGCGCCGCAACCGCGCGCTCGCAGCAGCGATCGACGAGCTCACGCCTGAGGAGCGGGACGTGCTCGAGCGCGCCATCCCGATCCTCGGGAGGCTCGCCGAGCGATGA
- a CDS encoding phosphotransferase family protein, whose protein sequence is MDETSPAGVSAEEQMLRDALGDDLRGELRVLSREPYGSGSLTGFEEAASADSPARYWYVDTSGKAVEAETGFVLGDPEHPEARIWLHPADPRLPALAPASFPEAAATLMGRMGVAIDQRPELLVYRPGKRAMFRMRAGDRETYLKIVRPTASASIVHLQESLRAGGVPVPHITGWSELGIVLTETAAGVPVTARLDELDPARLLDSIEALRERMGAVDTGRDARASLAARQDWYLRRLDAALARWAGADAPAGLRADLATLTDRIASADASALDLDDAERRTVHGDLHIGQLFVAADDPSAVSGVIDIDTCGLGDPADDEAALMGHLVASIVLARQDPARAAGFRRLLDAAASRWLAPGRPGRERVAHRTAVHVLAHALAPTERGDLAGAAAELALGVALLERQSAA, encoded by the coding sequence GTGGACGAGACGAGCCCTGCGGGGGTGAGCGCCGAGGAGCAGATGCTGCGCGACGCGCTCGGCGACGACCTGCGGGGCGAGCTGCGCGTGCTGAGCCGCGAGCCCTACGGCTCGGGCTCGCTCACCGGCTTCGAGGAGGCCGCCTCCGCCGACTCGCCTGCGCGCTACTGGTACGTCGACACCTCGGGCAAGGCCGTCGAGGCCGAGACCGGGTTCGTGCTCGGCGACCCCGAGCATCCCGAGGCGCGCATCTGGCTGCACCCCGCCGACCCGCGGCTGCCCGCGCTCGCGCCCGCGAGCTTCCCCGAGGCCGCCGCGACGCTCATGGGCCGCATGGGCGTCGCGATCGACCAGCGGCCCGAGCTGCTCGTCTACCGGCCGGGCAAGCGGGCGATGTTCCGGATGCGCGCGGGCGACCGGGAGACCTACCTCAAGATCGTGCGCCCGACGGCCTCCGCCTCGATCGTGCACCTGCAGGAGTCGCTGCGCGCCGGCGGCGTGCCCGTGCCGCACATCACCGGCTGGTCGGAGCTCGGCATCGTCCTGACCGAGACCGCGGCGGGCGTGCCGGTGACCGCGCGGCTCGACGAGCTCGACCCCGCGCGCCTGCTCGACTCGATCGAGGCGCTCCGCGAGCGGATGGGCGCGGTCGACACGGGGCGGGATGCCCGCGCCTCGCTCGCCGCGCGCCAGGACTGGTACCTCCGCCGCCTCGACGCGGCGCTCGCGCGCTGGGCCGGAGCGGATGCGCCCGCGGGCCTGCGCGCCGACCTCGCGACGCTCACCGACCGCATCGCGTCGGCCGACGCATCCGCCCTCGATCTCGACGACGCCGAGCGCCGCACCGTGCACGGCGACCTGCACATCGGGCAGCTCTTCGTCGCCGCCGACGACCCGAGCGCGGTCTCGGGCGTCATCGACATCGACACGTGCGGCCTCGGCGACCCGGCCGACGACGAGGCGGCGCTCATGGGGCACCTCGTCGCCTCGATCGTGCTCGCCCGGCAGGACCCGGCGCGCGCGGCGGGGTTCCGGCGGCTGCTCGACGCCGCGGCGTCCCGCTGGCTCGCGCCCGGGCGCCCCGGCCGCGAGCGCGTCGCGCACCGCACCGCCGTGCACGTGCTCGCGCACGCGCTCGCCCCGACCGAGCGCGGCGACCTCGCCGGTGCGGCCGCAGAGCTCGCGCTCGGGGTCGCGCTGCTCGAGCGGCAGAGCGCCGCGTGA